The Candidatus Aminicenantes bacterium genome contains the following window.
ACCGGTTTCCCGGGCCGTTGACTTTTCGCCCCTTCGCGGCTACAATGCATTTTCTGTTTCGCACCCGTGAGCCATGATTTTTACTTCTCAAGCTTTCCTCTTGTTTTTTGCCGTGGTCTTCACGGTTCACTTCCTGCTGCCCCACCGTCTTCGCTGGATATTCCTGTTGGGCGCCAGCCTCTGTTTCTACGCCTTCCGCAATCCCTGGAACCTGGCCCTGCTGCTTTTGCCCACCCTGGCAATCTACCTGATCGCCCGCAGTCTTGAATGCCCGCTCTCCCCCCGCCGCAGGCACTTGCTGCTGGCATTGGGCCTTGCTTGCGGCCTTTCTGTCCTGCTGGTGTTCAAATACACCAATTTCGTGGGCAAAAGCATTTTCGCCCTGATTTCGCTGGTGAGCGACCCGATTTCATTTACCCCCCTGAAAATCGCCTACGTAGTGGGCATCTCTTTTTACTCGTTCAAACTGATCAGCTACCTGCTGGAAGTCTACCACCGGCGCATGAAGCCCGAACGTCACATCGGGTATTTCACGTTGTACGTGGCGTTTTTTCCCCAGTTGCTGGCCGGTCCGATCGATCGCGCGCAAGCGTTTATCCGGGAATTAAAAACGCGCTCTTCTTTTGATCTGGAACGAATCAGCACGGGATTCCAGCAGGTACTCTGGGGTTTGTTCAAGAAAGTGGTGATTGCCGACCGGTTGGCCCTTTTCGTCAATGAAGTGTTCAAGCAAACGGACGGCCAGGGGCTCAACCTGGTTTTCGGCCTCTATTTTTACGCTTTCCAGATCTACTGCGATTTTTCCGGTTACTCCGACATGGCGGTGGGCATTTCACGCATGTTGGGGTATCGCTCCATGCTGAATTTCAACGTCCCCTATTTCAGCCGCAGCCTGTCTGATTTCTGGAGCCGCTGGCACATTTCACTGTCGACCTGGCTGCGTGATTACCTGTTCCTTCCCATCGCCTATGCCACCATGCGCCGAATCCGCAAAGACCGGTTTCTGGGCATCAGAACCGAGGCCTGGGGGTATTGTGTCGGCATCTTTATCACCATGTTTCTGGGAGGACTGTGGCACGGTGCCGCCTGGACCTTCGTAGCCTGGGGCACGCTGCACGGCATTTATCTGGTGGTGGGATACGCAACGCGAAAACCAAGGCGCCGCCTGCGCAAAGCCGCCGGCCTGAATCAACTGCAATCGCTGCGCAACGGCTTGCAGATTATTATCACCTTTCACCTGGTCACTTTCGCCTGGCTTTTCTTTCGCGCGGAATCCTTTGGCGCGGCTTTTCACTATTTGGCAGCCATTTCGCTGAAGCCGGGAGAAAGCGGCGCCGGCCACGTCGTGTTCAACCTGTTGCTGCTGGCCCTGTTCATGCTGATGGAGATCCTGATCCACCACCGCAAGCGCTTCAATTGGATCGTCACCATGCCCGCATTGTTACGCGCCGTTCTCATCGCCGCCTGGATCTGCCTGATCCTGATCCTGGCCGTTGACAAAAGCAATGAATTTATCT
Protein-coding sequences here:
- a CDS encoding MBOAT family protein, coding for MIFTSQAFLLFFAVVFTVHFLLPHRLRWIFLLGASLCFYAFRNPWNLALLLLPTLAIYLIARSLECPLSPRRRHLLLALGLACGLSVLLVFKYTNFVGKSIFALISLVSDPISFTPLKIAYVVGISFYSFKLISYLLEVYHRRMKPERHIGYFTLYVAFFPQLLAGPIDRAQAFIRELKTRSSFDLERISTGFQQVLWGLFKKVVIADRLALFVNEVFKQTDGQGLNLVFGLYFYAFQIYCDFSGYSDMAVGISRMLGYRSMLNFNVPYFSRSLSDFWSRWHISLSTWLRDYLFLPIAYATMRRIRKDRFLGIRTEAWGYCVGIFITMFLGGLWHGAAWTFVAWGTLHGIYLVVGYATRKPRRRLRKAAGLNQLQSLRNGLQIIITFHLVTFAWLFFRAESFGAAFHYLAAISLKPGESGAGHVVFNLLLLALFMLMEILIHHRKRFNWIVTMPALLRAVLIAAWICLILILAVDKSNEFIYFQF